One Gordonia pseudamarae genomic window, CGAGATCTGCGCGACCCGGTGGCGCCACGGCGAATCCAGCAGCAGGTCGATGGAGGCGACCGCGACGGCGCAGGCCAGCGGGTTGGCCATGAAGGTGGGGCCGTGCGCGAGGCCGCCGGCCTCACCGGCACTGATGGTCTCGGCGATCCGGGCGCTGCACAGGGTGGCGGCGAGGGTGAGGTAGCCGCCGGTGAGTGCCTTGCCGACGCACATGACGTCGGGGGCCACGCCTGCGTGATCGGCGGCGAAAAGCTCTCCGGTGCGGCCGAATCCGGTGGCGATCTCATCGAAGATCAGCAGCACGTCGTGGTGGTCGCAGATCTCGCGCAGCGCGCGCAGCAGCCGAGGATCGTGAAAGCGCATGCCGCCGGCGCCCTGCACCACGGGCTCGATGATGACGGCGGCCAGTTCCGCCGCATGCGAACCGATCTCCTCGTCGAGTAGTGCGACATAGGCGTCCGCGTCGGCGTCAGTGCCGCCGAGCGCCGGCGGTTCGGGTACGAAGACCTGCGCCGGGAGCACCGACCGCCACATGGCGTGCATGCCGCCGTCGGGGTCGCAGACGCTCATCGGCGTCAGCGTGTCGCCGTGATAGCCGCCGCGCCAGGTGAGCAGCTTGGTGCGTTCACCGCGACCGCGGCTGCGCCAGTACTGAATGGCCATCTTGGCGGCCACCTCCACCGAGACCGAACCGGAGTCGCAGAAAAACACCCGGTCGAGCCCGGCGGGGGTGTGCTCGACGAGCCGCCGCGCCAGCTCCGCCGCCGGCCGGTGGGTGAGACCGCCGAACATGACGTGCGACATCGAGTCGAGCTGGGCGGTGACGGCGGCATCGAGGACGGGATGGCGGTAGCCGTGGATGGCCGCCCACCACGAGCTCATGCCGTCGATGACGGTACGGCCGTCGGCGAGGTGTAGTCGCACACCTTCGGCGTGGTCGACGACGAGCGGGACCGACGCCGCGGGCACGGCACCGTAGGGGTGCCAGATGTGCTCGGCGTCGATCCTGCTGATCGTGGCCTCGTCCACGGGTGGTGCCTCACTTCGTACGGGATCGGGAATCGGGGAGATTCGGGGCCGGGGCCGGGGCCGGGTGCGGGGCTGCCGTACCGGCGTCCTGAACACTGTACAGGCGATACCTGTACGGCGTACAGGAGGCGGTCCCGATCCCCTACCCTGTACCCGTGAGCAACACGCGCGGCGACATCCTCTTCGCGGCCCGCGGCATCCTGACCGAGCACAGCCTCGCCGACCTGTCGATGCGCCGACTGGCCACCGAACTCGGTGTTCGGCCGAACGCGCTGTACTGGCATTTCACCGACAAACAGACGCTGCTGGCCGCCCTCGCCGACGACATTCTCGGCGACATCGCCCCGGCACCGGAATCGTTGCCGTGGGACGAACGCCTGGCGTGGCTGGCCACCGGGATGCGCGCGGCGCTGCTGGCCGTGCCGGACAGCGCCGAGGTGGTGTCGTCGAGCTGGGCCAGCGGCCTGTCGACGACCGAGGTGGCCGACGAGATCGCGGCGGCCGCACGACGGGCCGGCCTGGCCGAGCGGGATGCGCGGGGCGTGTCGACAGCCCTGTGCCAGTTGGTGCTGGGCCTGACGATCGAGGAACAGACCCGCGCCCAGATGGAACGGCTGGCGGTGACCGGACCGTCGGGCCGGGACTTCACCACGGAGTTCACCGACGCGCTCGGGGTGATCATCGACGGTGCCCGCACACGGGCGAATGCGACATCGGCGGGGTGAGAATCACACGGACGACGCCGGGGTCCAGGTGTGTTCGGGGCATGTCCCGCCGTTGCTCGGGCACGTTCGCCCGGTAGGTTGATAGGGGTCGGCACGCGCACCCCTCGGGTCCGGGCCGACCCGGCCGTCGGCACCCGAACATACCGAGGACTGAGGCACAACGTGGCAGCCCCCAACGCTGTGGAAACCGGCGCCCAGGTGCCGGCCCCGAAGGCTGTGCCCGCCCACCGAACCGATCTGGACGGACTGCGCGGGCTGGCGATCATGCTGGTCGCGTGCTTCCACATCTGGTTCGGCCGGGTATCGGGCGGTGTCGACGTCTTCTTGGCGCTGTCGGGGTACTTCTTCCTCGGGTCGTTGCTGCGGCACGCGATCGGCGCGCACGCGCCGCGCGTCAGCCTCGGGGCCACACTGAATCCCTGGCCCCGGTTGTCACGGCTGCTACGCAGACTGCTTCCCGCGCTGTTCACGATGTTGCTGGCGGTCACGGTACTGACGGTGCTGATCTTTCCCCAGACACGCTGGGTGAACGTCGGCCGCGAGGTCATCGCGAGTGCGCTGTACTACCAGAACTGGTATCTGGCCTGGAACTCGCAGGACTACCTGGCCGCGAGTTCGGCGAACAGCCCGCTGCAGCACGTGTGGTCAATGGCGGTACAGGGTCAGTTCTTCCTGGTCACGCTGGTGACGGCACTTGCTCTGGCCGGCCTGCTCAAGGTGGGCGCCAGGGTGCTCGCGCCGCGGGCGCGGCCCACGGTGATCCGCACGATCATCGGCGCGACCGTGCTCGCGGTGGCTGCCGCCTCATTCGCCTGGGCGCAGCACCGGATGGCGATCAACCAGCCGTTCAACTACTTCGACACCTTCGCCCGGGTGTGGGAACCACTGGCCGGCGGTCTGCTCGCGATCTGGCTGCCGACGATGCGCGTGCACCGGATGGTGCGCAATGTTGTCACCGTTGCGGCACTGGCACTGATCGTCTCGTGCGGGTGGTGGATCGACGGCGTCGATGAGTATCCGGGGCCGATGGCGCTGGTGCCGGTCGGGGCGACGCTGGCGATCATCTGGGCGGGGGCCGTCGCCCAGGAGACGAGCCGTCCGGGTGAGGGACCCCGACCGATGCCGGAGGTCAATCGGCTACTGGCCGGGCGGTGGCCGGTATGGGTGGGATCGATCGCCTATTCGCTGTACCTGTGGCATTGGCCGTTGCTGATCTTCTACCTGTCCTGGCGTGGTGCGGACGAGGCCGGTGTGCTCGAAGGGGTCGGCCTGCTGGCCGTCTCGATCGCCCTGGCCTGGCTCACCAAACGGTATGTCGAAGATCCGTTGCGTGGTGGGGCCGGACCGCGGCACGCATCGCGCCGTGTCGCCTGGCTCTCCTATCGGGCGGTGGTGTCGGCGGTCCTGGTACTGCTGACGATGGTGGCGGGCGTGGGCATCAAGGCGTGGGAGCATCACGTGTCCGCGACCGTCGTCGACACCCGCGATCTGGATCCGGCCGTGTATCCGGGTGCGCGGGCATTTCTGCACGGCGTACCCGTACCCGCGGTCGCCCCGCAGCCGTCGCCGCTCAAGGTGTTGCACGACTATCCGGAGACCTCCACCGACGGATTCATGAGCGACTTCACCGACGGCGAGATCCACGTCGGCACCTATGGCGCACCGAACGGCAGCAAGACGATCGCACTGGTCGGCGGTTCGCATTCGGAGATGTGGATCACCGCGCTCAACATCATCGGCAAACGCAACGACTTCACGGTCAAGACGTACCTGAAGATGGGCTGCCCGCTGTCGACCGATCCCGAACCCAAGCAGCGCGGTGTGCCGTATCCGCAGTGCTACGAGTGGGGGCAGCGGGTCGTGAAGCGGGTCCTCGAAGACCGGCCGGACGCGGTGTTCACCACCTCGACCCGCCCCCACGACACCGCGTTCGGCGACTGGGTGCCGCCGGACTATCTGCCCATCTTCGATACCTTCCTCGATGCCGGCATCCCCATCTTCGGGATGCGTGACACGCCGTGGCCGCACAACAGTCACGGCGGGATCGACACACCGACATGCCTGGCGGACGGAGGTTCGGCCACCGACTGCGCGACCCGCCGCGTCTCGGCGCTACTGGATGTCGATCCGGCGCGGGCGGTGGCGGCGACCCGTCCCCTGTTCCATCCGCTCGACGTGTCCGACGGGGTGTGTCAGCGGCCGGGCAGTGTCCCGGACCCGCTCTGTCCGGCGATCATCGGCAACATCATCGTGTACAAGGACTGGCATCATCTGAGCGCCACGTATGTGCGCAGCCTGACCGACGAAGTCGAACGCCAGATGGGCCTGGCCCTCGACTGGGCGGGTCGGTGACACCGGGCGGCGGGTGAGATGTGCTGGTCGAGATGACCGGTGCGGTCATCACCGATAGGGTTCTCCCATGGATGCACCGAGCGCGGAATCGACCGAGCCCGCACAGCCCGGCGGACCGGCCGATACCGTCAGTCCGAAACCCCCGCCTGTTCAGGTGTGGCCGGGTACGCCGTACCCGCTGGGTGCCACATACGACGGTGCGGGCACCAATTTCTCGTTGTTCTCCGAGGTGGCCACGGCGGTGGACCTGTGCCTGATCGACGACGCCGGCAATGAGCGCCGGATCAGGCTCGAGGAGGTCGACGGCTACTGCTGGCACGGCTATCTGCCGAATGTTGGCCCCGGCCAGTTCTATGGTTTCCGCGTGCACGGACCGTACGATCCGTCGGCGGGTCTGCGGTGCGACCCGAGCAAGTTGCTGCTCGATCCGTACGGCAAGGCCTTTCACGGTGAATTCGACGGGGACGCCTCGTTGTTCTCGTACAGGTTGGCCCAGAAGGCCGAACCCGGTATCGAAGACCGAGCCACACCGGACGGGGACGCCACACCGGAGGTGCCGGTGCCGCAGGTGTTCTCACCCGACGCGGCCGATAAGTCCTCACCCGACGTCACCGATCCCGATTCCGGTTCCGCGGACCCGGGCGACACCCGGACCGTGACTGATTCTGCCGCAACAGATCCGGACCACAACGATCCGACTATGGACGCCCCGACTCCGGACGACCCGACCCAGGATGATCCGGTGACCTCGGATTCCGGTGCGGTGGCCGACTTCGCACCGGAGCCGAGCACCGATGTCCTGGTCGATGCGGTGGAAGACGCCACACCGGTCCCCGATTCCGGCGACGACGATACCGAGCCCGCGGCCGACGATGCGGCGGCGCCGGCATCATCGGATCCGGCCATGCCACAGCTCAATTCGCTGGGCCACACGATGCTGTCAGTGGTGATCAATCCGTATTTCGACTGGCAGAACGATCACACCCCGGGACATCCGTACCATCAGACGATCATCTACGAGGCCCACGTCAAGGGAATGACCGCCACCCATCCGGAGGTTCCGGAGGAATTGCGCGGCACGTACGCGGGGCTGTGCCATCCGGCGATCATCGACCATCTGACGGAGCTGGGCATCACGGCGATCGAACTGATGCCGGTACACCAGTTCATGCAGGACACCGTGCTGCGCGAACAGGGCCTTCGAAACTACTGGGGTTATAACACGTTCGGCTTTCTGGCTCCGCACATCGAGTACGCGTCCGACCCGGATCGCCCGGCGGCGGCGGTCACCGAGTTCAAGGCGATGGTCCGCGAATTCCACAAGGCGGGAATCGAAGTGATCCTCGATGTGGTGTACAACCACACCGCCGAGGGCAACCACATGGGCCCGACCATCAACTTCCGCGGCATCGACAACCATGCCTACTACCGGCTCGTCGACGACAACCGCGAGATGTACATGGATTACACGGGCACCGGCAACAGCCTCAACGCCCGGCATCCCCATGTGTTGCAGCTGATCATGGATTCATTGCGGTACTGGATCCTGGAGATGCACGTCGACGGTTTCCGGTTCGACCTCGCATCGACATTGGCGCGTGAACTGCATGATGTGGACCGGCTTTCGGCGTTCTTCGACATCGTGCAACAGGATCCGGTGATCAGTCAGGTGAAGTTGATCGCCGAGCCGTGGGACATCGGCGAGGGCGGATACCAGGTGGGTAATTTCCCGCCGCAGTGGACGGAGTGGAACGGCAAGTACCGCGACACGGTGCGTGATTACTGGCGTGGCGAGCCGTCGACGCTGGGCGAGTTCGCATCCCGGCTGACCGGGTCGTCGGATCTGTACGAGGCCACCGGCCGGCGGCCGTTGGCGAGCATCAACTTCGTGACCGCGCACGACGGTTTCACGCTGCGGGATCTGGTGTCGTACAACGAAAAGCACAACGAGGCGAACGGCGAGGACAACCGGGACGGCGAAAGTCACAACCGGTCGTGGAACTGCGGTGTGGAGGGCCCCACCGACGATCCGGAGATCCTGGATCTGCGCGGGCGCCAGCAGCGCAACATCCTGGCCACCCTGTTCCTGTCGCAGGGCACCCCGATGCTCGCGCACGGCGACGAGATCGGCCGCACGCAGCAGGGCAACAACAATGTGTACTGCCAGGATTCGCCGCTGGCGTGGATGGACTGGTCACTGACGGACAAGAACGCCGATCTGCTGACGTTCACGCGCAAGGCGATCGCGTTGCGGACAAGGCATCCGGTCCTGCGCCGGCGCCGGTTCTTCGCGGGCAATCCGATCCGGTGGGGCGACCAGACCCTCGACATCGCGTGGCTGACGCCTGCGGGGCAGGAGATGACCACCGACGACTGGCACAGCGGGTTCGGCAAGTCGCTGGCGGTGTTCCTCAACGGCGACGGCATCGGCGAAACCGACACCCGCGGCCGCACGATCACCGACGACAGTTTCTTCATCTGCTTCAACGCCCACCACGACATGATCGACTTTCATCTACCACCGTCGTGGTACGGGCTGACCTGGGAGGGTGTGCTCGATACGGCGCACCCCACCGGCGACACCGAGGTGTCGGCGGCCGCGGAGGAGGCGCTGCCGGTGCGCGGCAGGTCGGTGCTGGTGCTGCGGAAGACATCCTGATGGTGCTGCGACACCCGGTGGCGACCTACCGAATCCAGTTGACGCCTGATTTCGGGTTCGACGATGTGATCGCGGTTCTGCCGCATATCGCCGATCTCGGTGTGTCCCATCTGTATCTGTCGCCGATCGGGACCGCGATGCCAGGCTCGACGCACGGCTACGACTGGGTGCCGCCGCCGCGGGTGGCGGAGGTTCTCGGCGGCATCGATGGCTTGACCCGGCTGCGCGGCGCCGCAACCGAACTCGGTCTGGGGATCATCATCGATATCGTCCCCAACCACACCGGGGTGGCCGATGCGATGGCCAATCCGTGGTTCGCCGATCTGCTGGCCAAGGGAGCCGGTTCGGAGTTCGCCGACTTCTTCGATGTCGACTTCTCCGTGGACAACGGCGCCGACGGCAAGATCGCGTTGCCGGTGCTCGGCACCGATGCCGGGCCGGAGGATCTGACCACCGACGACGATGGTTCGGTTCTGCGGTACTTCGATCACGCGTTTCCGGTCGCCGAGGCTACGGCGGGAGGCACCGCGGCGCAGGTCCATGACCGGCAGCATTACCGGCTGGTGCCGTGGAACTCCGGACTCGTCGGCTATCGGCGGTTCTTCACCGTCAACGAGCTCGCCGGTCTGCGGCAGGAGGATCCGCGGGTGTTCGCCGCCACGCACGAGTGGATCGCCCACCTGTTGATGGCCGACCTTATCGACGGTGTGCGGGTCGATCATCCGGACGGGCTGTGGGATCCGCAGGACTACCTGCGCAACCTGCGCGAGCTGCTCGGCGACGAACGATTGATCTACATCGAGAAAATCCTGGCCACCGACGAGGCGCTGGAACCGACGCTGCCGGTGAACGGTACCACCGGCTACGAGCAGTTACGGGTCATCGACGCGGTGTTCACACCGTCGGCCGGTGTGGTGGAGCTGGCCGAGATCCACGACCGGATCGTCGGCAATCCCGGTGACGCCGTGTGGATCACCGAGGCCGAACAGTCCCGTAAGCTGCTCACCCTCACCGAGATGTTCCCGTCCGAGCATCGCCGATTGGTCCGGGCGATCGCCTCGTCGCTGCCGACGGGCCAGGGCCTGCCCGAGGCCCGGATCGCCGAGGCCTCGGCCCATCTGATCGCCGAACTGGGTGTGTACCGGGCCGACTATCCGTCGCTGCGGCGACGGCTGTTGTACGCCGCCGACCGGGTGATCGCCGACCGGCCGCACCTCGCCGACGCGCTCGCGGCCATCGCCGAACTGACGGCGCAGCCGGGGCGGGTGTCCTCGCGGCTGGCGCAGACCTGCGGTGCGGTGACCGCGAAGAGCGTGGAGGACAGTATTTTCTACCGGACCGCGCGGCTGGTGTCGGCGCAGGAGGTCGGTGGCGATCCGGCCGGGCCGGCGATGTCCCCCGGCCAGTTCCATGACATCAACATCGCACGTGCGCGCGACTGGCCGGCGGCGCTGACGGCGACATCGACCCACGACACCAAACGCGGCGAGGATGTGCGCGCCCGAATCGCGACGATCGCGCAGGTGCCGGAGCGGTGGAGCATTCTGGTTCGCCGCGTCTGGCGCGACGCCCCGCCGCCGGAACCGTTGACCGGATATTTCCTGCTGCAGAACATCATCGGTGTGTGGCCGGTCGACGCCGACGGAATACCCGACGACGCTCTCGAGGCTCCATTACGTCGCCGGCTGCACGACTACGCCCGGAAGGCCGCCCGGGAAGGCGGTATCGGTACGACGTGGACCGCCGTCGATGCGACGTTCGAGACCGAGCTGAGCGTCTGGATCAATACCGTCACCACCGGATCCGTCGCCACGGCAATCAGCACCTTCGTCGGCCTCATCGCTCCCACCTGGATTCGGGAGTCCTTGGCCCGCAAGGCGATCGCCATACTCGGCCCCGGTGTTCCGGACATCTATCAAGGCACCCAATGGTGGGACGATTCGCTGGTCGACCCCGACAACCGCCGCCCCGTCGACTATTCGCGCGCCCCGGATCAGAAGACGGAGCTGGTGCGACTGGCGCTGTCGATACGTGGCCGGCATCCATCGTCGTTCGCCCCCGGCGGCAGCTACACGCCGCTCACCGCAGACGGTCCCGCCGCGACCCACGTGGTCGCATTCGCCCGCGGCTCCGGCGACGGATCGGTGGTGGTGGTAACGGCTCGCTGTACCCACCGGCTCGATCCGTCGGGAACCACGGTTCAACTGCCGGCAGGCACCTGGACAGACCCCACCACCGGCAGAACGTTCACCGGCCAGGCACTCCTGGCCGACCTGCGCGCACAATCCCCCGTCGCCATCCTGGAACGCACGTGAACCAGTGGATACGAAACCTCACTCGGACGGACCACCGGCAGACGGATTCATATCCGACGGACTCGCCCGGTCGGGTGCGGTTATCCACGTAGTACCCGGCGGGCGATAGCTTCAGACCAGAGGCGCCGCCGCGAAGCCGTGCACCCGACGCCACGTGGGCATAGCGTGAGGGAGTGAGTTCTTCTTCCTGGCATCCGCTGGCACCCACGACCATCGCCGACATCGCCGTGTGGGGGCCTCTCGCGCAGCATGTCGACCTACACGTCGAGCTGCCCGATGGGGTTCGAGTAGTGGGCCTGGTTCGCGACGACGACGACTGGTGGTCGGTTCCCGCAAAGACGGCGGGCGAGCTCGGTTCCCCGGCCGATGGCGTGCGATACGCGTTTGCCGTCGACGGCGGTGATCCGGTGCCCGATCCCCGTTCACTGCGCCTGCCGGAAGGCGTGCACGGCTGGTCGCAGGTGCACACTCCCCCGGCTCCGGCGCCATGGTCGGGTCGGGCACTGGACGGTGATGTCATCTACGAACTGCACATCGGCACCTTCACACCGGGCGGCACATTCGATTCTGCGGTCGACCGCCTCGATCATCTCGTCGAACTGGGTGTGGGGTTCGTGGAGGTGTTGCCGGTCAACGCATTCAACGGTGAACACGGCTGGGGTTACGACGGTGTCGGCTGGTTCGCGGTGCACGAACCGTACGGTGGCCCCGATGGTCTGATCCGGTTCGTCGATGCCTGCCATGCCCGTGGTCTCGGGGTGATCGTCGACGCCGTCTACAACCATCTCGGCCCATCCGGAAACCACCTGCCGGAGTTCGGCCCGTATTTTACCGGCGGAGCGAATAATTGGGGTTCGACGATCAACCTCGCCGAAGCCGATTCGGACGAGGTGCGTGCCTACATCATGGCGAGTGTATTGCGGTGGTTTCACGACTTCGGAGCCGACGCGCTGCGTCTGGATGCAGTGCACGCGCTCGTCGACCATCGTGCCGTCCACATTCTGGAAGAACTGTCGGTGCGGGTCGCCGAGCTGTCACACGAACTCGGCCGGCCGCTGTCGTTGATCGCCGAAAGCGACCTGAATGATCCACGACTCATCACCTCGTGGACCGCCGGCGGTTTCGGTCTCGACGCACAGTGGGACGACGACGTGCACCACGCCATCCACGCTGCGGTGTCGGGTGAACGACAGGGCTACTACGCCGATTTCGGGTCGTTCGCGTGCTTGGCAAAAGTGCTGTGCGGCGGCTTCTTCCATGATGGTACCTATTCGTCGTTCCGGCGACGGCATCACGGCCGGCCGATCCCGGTCGATCACGTGCCCGCGTCCCGGCTCGTGGTCTTCACCTGCAATCACGACCAGATCGGCAACCGCGCCATCGGTGACCGCCCGACCGCCTATCTCGACTCCGGACAGATCGCCATCACAGCGGCACTGGTGGTGCTCTCACCATTCACCCCGATGCTGTTCCAGGGTGAGGAGTGGGCGGCACGAACTCCGTTCCAGTACTTCACCTCCCACCCCGAACCCGAACTCGCCGATGCGGTGCGCACCGGTCGTCGCGCCGAGTTCGCCGAACACGGCTGGCACACCGAGGACGTCCCCGACCCACAGGACCCCGAAACCTTTCGGCGGTCGACGCTCGATTGGTCGGAACCAGCGCAGCCCGAGCACGCCGCGATGCTCGACTTTTACCGTTCGCTGATCTCCTTGCGCAGCAGTGAATCCGAGCTATCGGACGGCAGCTTCGCATCGGTGACCGTCACCTACGACGCCGACGCCGGCTGGTTCGCGATGCATCGCCGATCATGGAGCATCGTCTGCAACCTCGGCACCAAGCCGGTCGGCGTGCCGCTGAACGTCGCGGTTGCCCTGGCCTGGGGCGACTACCACGAGACTGGCAGTGGCCTGGCCCTGGCCGCGCACACCGTAGCTATCGGCCGCCGAGTCACCGACTGACCCCACCACGCTTTCGTCGCCAGAAGCCCGATGACGCCGCACGATCCGGCGCCCCGCCCGGACACATCATCGAGGCAACTGTCTGGGAATCGTTGCAGACCACCCTGATTGACGGCGGTGTGCCATCGAACGACTTGACTGGGACGACTTCCTCGCCGCCGCCGACCTCGCCCTCATCAGCAGCGCTCCCGATCCGGGCAACCCCGGACAGTCGCTCACCCTGTACTCCACCCCGCTCGTCTGGCTCAATGGCGAACGACTTCTGCTGGTGGAGAACGGTTCTCTCGAACGAGACGGTCATCGTCGCCGCTACGGACTGCACGTGCCATCTGATATCTCCGATGCGCCCTCCGCGGCGGGCTGGACGTACGGCATCAGCGGCGCCGACTACGCCCGTCTCGTCCGCCGCACCTGATCACCTACTCCCGACAACCACAGGTACCCACATGAATGCACTGACTCTGGCCACCTTGACCGAGCTCTCCGGACTCGACGTTCTGGACTATCTCGACACCAGTGTGTCGATCCCCGTCATCGACGGCCTCCAGGCACAAGGCGATCTGATCGTCGTCCCCGAACACCTGCTCGCCGACACCGTCACTGCCGGTCCCTCGTCTCGTGCCGTCACCGTCCCGACGTCCGGTATCGAACTGCTCCGCAGCGCCGGCGGCGGCAACCCGCACAGCCTGGTCGCCGACCAAGGTTGTTGCACCTGGTATTCGCACGTCCACGATCGGCGCACCCTCGCACTCGGCATTCTCGACGCGGGCACCGTCGCCTACCTCATCCACCCCGAACACGGCGCCACCGGGATCGCCCCCGGCCGCTACGTGATCGGCCGCCAACGCGAAGCGAGACCCCGGCGGGGGGCCGACACGTAACCGCACCCGCCCACGCAACAACCCCGACCCCATCACCTGGACCAGCTACGTAGAAGACTGATCACCTTCCCGCGTCGTCGATTTCGTCCCGCTGATCAAATGTCGCGATATCCAATTCGCAGGACGAAGTTCACGACGCGGGAACACACGGTCTACGAAACTTCCGTTCAGGCAGGGCACACTGGGCAGATGACCTCGCCACAGTCGCGGCTGCGCGTTGTCGCCGCCCAGCCACACGTTGCCGATCTCGCGTCGACGGTGCGGGCACACGCACACGTCATCGACGTAGCTACACCGGATCTGGTTGTCTTTCCGGAACTCTCATTGACCGGGTACCGCTACGATGCGTTAGCCCTCTCGCCGGATCATGATGCCGACGCGCTGGAACCGATCGTGTCCGCGTGCGCCCGAACCGACGGTGTCGCGATCGTCGGGGCACCGGTGACTTATCAAGGAGCGAAAGCAATCGCGATGCTGAGGATTGACGCCACGGGCACCTCGATTGCCCACATCAAGTCCGCTCTGGGCGGTGTCGAATCCGCGCACTTCACCCCCGGTGCAGGACCATCTGTCATCGATGTCAAAGGTTGGCGGGTCGGGTTGGCGATCTGCAAGGAGAATCTCAATGAAGTTGTCAAGCCCCAGAGGGGGTGAGAATCGGAGGGTGTTGTCAGGCGGCCGCGCCGTGGACGTGGGTTGCGGAATCGGTTGTGGTGTAGGGCTTCTGGTCGCGGAGCATGGCCCATTGAACGTTGAGACGACGGCGTGCGAGCGCGATGACTGCTTGCACGTGTGTCTTGCCCTCGCGGCGTTTGCGTTGGTAGTAGACCTGCGAGACGGGATCGCGGTGTACTGCAACCTGCGCGGAGAGATAACAGGAACGCAGCAGTCGGCGGCTGTAGTGCCGCGGCCGGTGCAGGTTGCCGCTGATCCGGCCGGAGTCGCGGGGAACTGGTGCCAGGCCCGCGACGCCAGCGAGGCGGTCGACGGTGCCGAAGACGGTCATGTCGCCGCCGGTGGCGGCGAGGAACTCTGCGGCCAGGATGGTCCCGAAGCCGGGCATGCTGGTCAGGATTTCGGCGTGCGGGTGGCGGCGAAATCGGTCCTCGATCAGCGCTTCGGTGTCGCTGATTTCGCTGTTGAGGGTCATCACCTCCTTGGCCAACCGAGCCACGATCTGCGCGGCGACCTGCTGACCGCGGACCGTGACGTGCTGCTGATGCGCCGCGTCCATGGCGGTCTGCGCGACCGCGGCTGCATTGCGCACCTTGCGGTTACGCAACCAGGCCTCCAGTCGTGCGTGGCCCATACGGCGAATCGAATCGGGGGTCTGGTAGCCGGTCAACAAGGTCAACCCGGCCTTGGAACTGCTGTAGTCGATGGCTCGCTCGAGCGCAGGGAAGAACTCCAGCAAGGTGGCGCGCATCCGGTTGATTGCACGGGTGCGGTCGGCGACCAGGTCTGCCCGGCGGGCGGTCAGGATCCTGAGGTCGACCGCGATGTCGTCACCCGGGCGCAGGGGTTGCAGGTCGCGGCGCATCCGCGCCTGATCGGCGATGACTGCCGCATCCTTAGCGTCGGACTTACCGTCACCTCGGTAGCCCTTCGATGCGTGGTGCACGGTCCTGCCGGGCAGATAAAGCAGCCTCTGTTGCGC contains:
- a CDS encoding IS110 family RNA-guided transposase, which translates into the protein MARQVWAGVDAGKTAHHCVVIDTDGEQLLSRRIDNDEPALTDLIATVGDIAAGGEVTWAMDLNAGGGALLIALLIDAQQRLLYLPGRTVHHASKGYRGDGKSDAKDAAVIADQARMRRDLQPLRPGDDIAVDLRILTARRADLVADRTRAINRMRATLLEFFPALERAIDYSSSKAGLTLLTGYQTPDSIRRMGHARLEAWLRNRKVRNAAAVAQTAMDAAHQQHVTVRGQQVAAQIVARLAKEVMTLNSEISDTEALIEDRFRRHPHAEILTSMPGFGTILAAEFLAATGGDMTVFGTVDRLAGVAGLAPVPRDSGRISGNLHRPRHYSRRLLRSCYLSAQVAVHRDPVSQVYYQRKRREGKTHVQAVIALARRRLNVQWAMLRDQKPYTTTDSATHVHGAAA
- the treZ gene encoding malto-oligosyltrehalose trehalohydrolase — translated: MSSSSWHPLAPTTIADIAVWGPLAQHVDLHVELPDGVRVVGLVRDDDDWWSVPAKTAGELGSPADGVRYAFAVDGGDPVPDPRSLRLPEGVHGWSQVHTPPAPAPWSGRALDGDVIYELHIGTFTPGGTFDSAVDRLDHLVELGVGFVEVLPVNAFNGEHGWGYDGVGWFAVHEPYGGPDGLIRFVDACHARGLGVIVDAVYNHLGPSGNHLPEFGPYFTGGANNWGSTINLAEADSDEVRAYIMASVLRWFHDFGADALRLDAVHALVDHRAVHILEELSVRVAELSHELGRPLSLIAESDLNDPRLITSWTAGGFGLDAQWDDDVHHAIHAAVSGERQGYYADFGSFACLAKVLCGGFFHDGTYSSFRRRHHGRPIPVDHVPASRLVVFTCNHDQIGNRAIGDRPTAYLDSGQIAITAALVVLSPFTPMLFQGEEWAARTPFQYFTSHPEPELADAVRTGRRAEFAEHGWHTEDVPDPQDPETFRRSTLDWSEPAQPEHAAMLDFYRSLISLRSSESELSDGSFASVTVTYDADAGWFAMHRRSWSIVCNLGTKPVGVPLNVAVALAWGDYHETGSGLALAAHTVAIGRRVTD
- the treY gene encoding malto-oligosyltrehalose synthase, encoding MVLRHPVATYRIQLTPDFGFDDVIAVLPHIADLGVSHLYLSPIGTAMPGSTHGYDWVPPPRVAEVLGGIDGLTRLRGAATELGLGIIIDIVPNHTGVADAMANPWFADLLAKGAGSEFADFFDVDFSVDNGADGKIALPVLGTDAGPEDLTTDDDGSVLRYFDHAFPVAEATAGGTAAQVHDRQHYRLVPWNSGLVGYRRFFTVNELAGLRQEDPRVFAATHEWIAHLLMADLIDGVRVDHPDGLWDPQDYLRNLRELLGDERLIYIEKILATDEALEPTLPVNGTTGYEQLRVIDAVFTPSAGVVELAEIHDRIVGNPGDAVWITEAEQSRKLLTLTEMFPSEHRRLVRAIASSLPTGQGLPEARIAEASAHLIAELGVYRADYPSLRRRLLYAADRVIADRPHLADALAAIAELTAQPGRVSSRLAQTCGAVTAKSVEDSIFYRTARLVSAQEVGGDPAGPAMSPGQFHDINIARARDWPAALTATSTHDTKRGEDVRARIATIAQVPERWSILVRRVWRDAPPPEPLTGYFLLQNIIGVWPVDADGIPDDALEAPLRRRLHDYARKAAREGGIGTTWTAVDATFETELSVWINTVTTGSVATAISTFVGLIAPTWIRESLARKAIAILGPGVPDIYQGTQWWDDSLVDPDNRRPVDYSRAPDQKTELVRLALSIRGRHPSSFAPGGSYTPLTADGPAATHVVAFARGSGDGSVVVVTARCTHRLDPSGTTVQLPAGTWTDPTTGRTFTGQALLADLRAQSPVAILERT
- a CDS encoding carbon-nitrogen hydrolase family protein, with translation MTSPQSRLRVVAAQPHVADLASTVRAHAHVIDVATPDLVVFPELSLTGYRYDALALSPDHDADALEPIVSACARTDGVAIVGAPVTYQGAKAIAMLRIDATGTSIAHIKSALGGVESAHFTPGAGPSVIDVKGWRVGLAICKENLNEVVKPQRG